From Cellulosimicrobium sp. ES-005, one genomic window encodes:
- a CDS encoding glycosyl hydrolase family 18 protein, producing MTPVLSGRARGRTGRALRALATVVAAATVAAGGALAAAPATAAPAPAVAAPAAAASGSTQWLTGYWHNFDNGSVTMRLSEIPQAYNLVAVAFADNLAGTPGGITFNLSSAELGGYTEAQFKADIATIRSQGRKVVLSVGGEKGNVVVSNATEAKNFADTAYGLMQEYGFDGVDIDLEHGINATYMSSALHQLSAKAGPSLVLTMAPQTIDYQATSMGYYQLTLAIKDILTIVNTQYYNSGSMMGCNQQVYSQGTVDFLTALSCIQLEMGLRPDQVGIGVPAVQKAAGGGYQPLANVVKAVDCLEVGTGCGSFKPATPYGKIGGVMTWSINWDKTNNYQVASVIGSRLASGPTTPTDPTDPTDPTDPTDPTDPTDPTDPGTCTAPAWSASAVYTGGNRVSLQGHTYEAKWWTTNENPTQSGQWGVWKDLGAC from the coding sequence GTGACACCAGTCCTCTCCGGCCGCGCGCGCGGCCGTACCGGGCGCGCGCTGCGCGCCCTCGCCACCGTCGTCGCCGCCGCGACCGTCGCCGCGGGCGGCGCCCTCGCCGCAGCGCCCGCGACCGCGGCGCCCGCGCCGGCCGTCGCCGCACCCGCCGCCGCGGCGTCGGGCAGCACGCAGTGGCTCACCGGCTACTGGCACAACTTCGACAACGGCTCCGTGACGATGCGCCTGTCGGAGATCCCGCAGGCGTACAACCTCGTCGCGGTCGCCTTCGCCGACAACCTGGCCGGAACGCCGGGCGGCATCACGTTCAACCTCTCCAGCGCGGAGCTGGGCGGCTACACCGAGGCGCAGTTCAAGGCGGACATCGCGACGATCCGCTCGCAGGGCCGCAAGGTCGTGCTCTCCGTCGGCGGCGAGAAGGGCAACGTCGTCGTCTCCAACGCGACGGAGGCCAAGAACTTCGCCGACACCGCGTACGGGCTCATGCAGGAGTACGGCTTCGACGGCGTCGACATCGACCTCGAGCACGGCATCAACGCGACGTACATGTCGAGCGCGCTGCACCAGCTCTCCGCGAAGGCCGGCCCGAGCCTCGTCCTCACGATGGCGCCGCAGACGATCGACTACCAGGCGACGAGCATGGGGTACTACCAGCTCACCCTCGCGATCAAGGACATCCTCACGATCGTCAACACCCAGTACTACAACTCGGGCTCGATGATGGGCTGCAACCAGCAGGTCTACTCGCAGGGCACGGTCGACTTCCTCACCGCGCTGTCCTGCATCCAGCTCGAGATGGGTCTGCGCCCCGACCAGGTCGGCATCGGCGTGCCCGCGGTCCAGAAGGCCGCCGGCGGTGGCTACCAGCCGCTCGCCAACGTCGTGAAGGCCGTCGACTGCCTCGAGGTCGGCACCGGCTGCGGTTCGTTCAAGCCCGCGACGCCGTACGGCAAGATCGGCGGCGTCATGACCTGGTCGATCAACTGGGACAAGACGAACAACTACCAGGTCGCCTCCGTCATCGGCTCTCGCCTCGCCAGCGGCCCGACCACGCCGACGGACCCCACGGACCCGACCGACCCGACCGACCCCACGGACCCGACCGACCCGACCGACCCCACGGACCCGGGCACCTGCACCGCCCCGGCGTGGTCCGCGTCGGCCGTCTACACCGGCGGCAACCGCGTCTCCCTCCAGGGCCACACCTACGAGGCGAAGTGGTGGACGACGAACGAGAACCCGACGCAGAGCGGGCAGTGGGGCGTCTGGAAGGACCTCGGCGCCTGCTGA
- a CDS encoding sigma-70 family RNA polymerase sigma factor gives MTRTTDEVADTDEPGLSLGDRGALALLEYRDGRPHALGEFVREATPLLWHTVRAQGVEREQADDIVQTVWVALVRNAMTIKEPHAVLKWLLITAKRAAWEAVRKHRDEAKRRTELPDDTDEGVPELPSGDPTPDVEVLRNERDRTLWAALDQLPDRCRRLLRLVSLADRPDYKAISAAIGMPVGSIGSTRGRCLAKLRDIIDDQGESWEAS, from the coding sequence ATGACGAGAACGACCGACGAGGTGGCCGACACCGACGAACCCGGGCTGAGCCTGGGGGACCGGGGCGCGCTCGCGCTCCTCGAGTACCGCGACGGTCGCCCCCACGCCCTCGGCGAGTTCGTCCGCGAGGCGACGCCCCTGCTCTGGCACACGGTGCGGGCCCAGGGCGTCGAGCGCGAGCAGGCCGACGACATCGTCCAGACCGTGTGGGTCGCGCTCGTGCGCAACGCGATGACGATCAAGGAGCCGCACGCCGTCCTCAAGTGGCTGCTCATCACGGCCAAGCGCGCCGCGTGGGAGGCCGTGCGCAAGCACCGCGACGAGGCGAAGCGCCGCACCGAGCTCCCCGACGACACCGACGAGGGAGTGCCGGAGCTCCCCTCGGGCGACCCGACGCCGGACGTCGAGGTGCTCCGCAACGAGCGCGACCGCACGCTGTGGGCCGCGCTGGACCAGCTGCCGGACCGCTGCCGGCGGCTCCTGCGGCTGGTGTCGCTCGCCGACCGACCCGACTACAAGGCCATCTCGGCCGCGATCGGCATGCCCGTCGGGAGCATCGGCTCCACGCGCGGTCGCTGCCTCGCCAAGCTGCGCGACATCATCGACGACCAGGGGGAATCGTGGGAAGCATCATGA
- a CDS encoding S8 family serine peptidase, translating to MSETPEPPVDVTGPGYYGDRPNRLQWRTRTIDPVSAPRRAGKQSPHPTWYVGDRILIPESPFDREGNRSLRWLERAAADRGLRVEVQEESIEDAELVREADLDPETTRDLLKTFGYSVRLHYRDDRQGALPDAWGLIEELRGRLCPDDGCSPRLALDHMIAPTPFIGGQPYTQPFPYTQPLPYTQPLPYTQPLPYTQPLPYTQPLPYTQSLGAGTAEYAVPGSGGRTPVSWIGPVPRRRLPAGANPYVSGDGVRRPVVAVLDTGVGEHPWFDDDLETRGTVVVRDPELLGQPLSTLPPTEYPYEDPEIGGVSVSPLTGPLDAVAGHGTFIAGLVHQLCPDAVILAPRLYGGSGVVPERELLRSLRRLLLWHVLGLTGRDGYAPIDVLVLSLGYYHERPEDADFDAPFGALIRALRRYGVIVVVSSGNDGQTRPTYPAAFAPRIDRKVSPPVPFDGVALLEDEPPVLAVGAQNPDGTVSLFSNDGPWITCTRPGASLVSTIPRTIDGAVAPSRHVRELWGPGFRATIDPEGFQGGFATWSGTSFAAPVLAGELAATLLDRIADDPTAPGVVDPGRGAPERCAWLWPSITLATGLVPTPGDDA from the coding sequence GTGAGCGAGACCCCCGAACCCCCCGTCGACGTGACCGGCCCCGGCTACTACGGCGACAGGCCGAACCGGCTCCAGTGGCGCACGCGCACGATCGACCCGGTCAGCGCGCCGCGCCGCGCGGGGAAGCAGTCCCCCCACCCGACGTGGTATGTCGGCGACCGCATCCTCATCCCCGAGTCGCCGTTCGACCGCGAGGGCAACCGCTCGCTCCGGTGGCTCGAGCGCGCGGCGGCCGACCGCGGGCTCCGGGTCGAGGTGCAGGAGGAGAGCATCGAGGACGCCGAGCTCGTGCGCGAGGCCGACCTCGACCCCGAGACGACGCGCGACCTGCTCAAGACCTTCGGCTACTCCGTGCGTCTGCACTACCGCGACGACCGCCAGGGCGCGCTCCCCGATGCCTGGGGGCTGATCGAGGAGCTGCGCGGGCGGCTGTGCCCCGACGACGGGTGCAGCCCGCGGCTCGCTCTGGACCACATGATCGCGCCGACGCCGTTCATCGGCGGCCAGCCCTACACCCAGCCGTTCCCGTACACGCAGCCGCTGCCGTACACGCAGCCGTTGCCGTATACCCAGCCGCTGCCGTACACGCAGCCGTTGCCGTATACCCAGCCGCTGCCGTACACGCAGTCGCTCGGTGCGGGGACCGCGGAGTACGCCGTGCCGGGATCCGGCGGACGGACACCGGTGAGCTGGATCGGCCCCGTGCCGCGGCGCAGGCTTCCCGCCGGCGCGAACCCCTACGTGTCGGGCGACGGGGTGCGGCGTCCTGTCGTCGCGGTGCTCGACACCGGCGTGGGCGAGCACCCGTGGTTCGACGACGACCTGGAGACGCGGGGGACGGTCGTCGTGCGCGACCCGGAGCTCCTCGGGCAGCCCCTCTCCACCCTCCCCCCGACGGAGTACCCGTACGAGGATCCCGAGATCGGAGGCGTCTCGGTCTCGCCGCTCACCGGGCCGCTCGACGCCGTGGCCGGGCACGGGACCTTCATCGCGGGCCTCGTCCACCAGCTCTGCCCGGACGCCGTCATCCTCGCCCCGCGTCTCTACGGAGGGTCGGGGGTCGTCCCCGAGCGGGAGCTCCTCCGCTCGCTGCGGAGGCTGCTGCTCTGGCACGTCCTCGGGCTGACCGGCCGCGACGGCTACGCGCCGATCGACGTCCTGGTGCTCTCGCTCGGCTACTACCACGAGCGTCCCGAGGACGCCGACTTCGACGCCCCGTTCGGAGCGCTCATCCGAGCGCTCCGTCGCTACGGGGTCATCGTCGTCGTCTCGTCGGGCAACGACGGGCAGACCCGGCCGACCTACCCGGCCGCGTTCGCCCCGCGCATCGACCGGAAGGTGAGTCCGCCCGTCCCGTTCGACGGGGTCGCTCTCCTCGAGGACGAGCCGCCGGTGCTCGCCGTAGGAGCCCAGAACCCGGACGGGACGGTGTCGCTCTTCAGCAACGACGGTCCGTGGATCACGTGCACCCGGCCCGGTGCCTCGTTGGTCTCGACCATCCCGCGGACCATCGACGGCGCTGTCGCGCCGTCCCGGCACGTGCGCGAGCTGTGGGGCCCGGGCTTCCGCGCGACGATCGACCCTGAGGGCTTCCAGGGCGGGTTCGCCACGTGGAGCGGGACGTCCTTCGCCGCACCTGTGCTCGCCGGTGAGCTGGCGGCCACGCTGCTCGACCGCATCGCCGACGATCCGACCGCGCCCGGTGTGGTGGACCCGGGCCGGGGTGCGCCCGAGCGCTGCGCCTGGCTGTGGCCGTCCATTACCCTGGCGACGGGTCTGGTCCCGACCCCGGGTGACGACGCATGA
- a CDS encoding CHAT domain-containing protein — protein MVSNQAVLESRLAAAQATNARGRHRRAIRAFEEIVAEVEAQGDGATREAVYVAARAGMSRAVAEFELSGSLDDALGRLALLEERGAALGMYDLQFVVRAQRGLLRLRTGDVREALVEMEEAATGVDDARPLDAAVLMLNLGSLRLELGDAEGASRDLDDAVRRGVALGDDLLVSKARHNLGYAEYLRGDLPVALRAMDEAADQAPDRHAAVGLIDRAQVLLDAGLLTEADDALREAREHLSRYRMLRDLAEVELVRSRVVLGLRRYADARRLARSASRRFDRLGNTPWMLRARVAELQAALTEHRSDGVTPTTARRHAGWALALAREGEALGGAAGLGVTIPAQLLAAEWLVTAGDVPAAQDVLAQVPGRLDRAPLPVRLQHEAVLAQLAFAAGDRRGGVRAVRRGQSALAEHRARLGSVDAVTASAVHGVRLGNVDVAAALRTRRPGTIFDAVERGRAAFAGTGRVRPPSDPVLADLLAAARREVEAARALGAPSDPSHLARRQDHLRSARRLQDDARRRAWQHGGEAATPLATTERRLRAALAAAGSDAVVADLVVEGDDVLAVRVSAAGTRLVRLAPRTTVAERVRRARADFAVLSNVLIPVPMREAAVASLTRTLTALDDALVVPLEADGDLHLAARDLLLALPWASLPSRRGRRTWANSWVDLRVGDPTRRADEALVVAGPGLRFSGAEAKLVASVWEGSEALAGEDATCEAVVEGLRSAGVVHLAAHGTHETDNPLFSSLRLADGPLFAHELDGIDLHGVVVVLSACEVGLSTPRIGGESLGLTSVLLRLGARAVVASVAPLRDDVAARVMPSLHAELRDGAMPGTALARAVADEPEPVPLVCFGPLVL, from the coding sequence GTGGTCAGCAACCAGGCGGTGCTCGAGTCCCGCCTGGCGGCCGCACAGGCGACGAACGCCCGTGGGCGCCACCGGCGCGCGATCCGTGCCTTCGAGGAGATCGTCGCCGAGGTCGAGGCGCAGGGGGACGGGGCGACTCGCGAGGCCGTGTACGTGGCCGCCCGGGCAGGCATGAGTCGCGCCGTCGCGGAGTTCGAGCTGTCCGGGTCGCTGGACGACGCGCTCGGGCGGCTCGCGCTCCTCGAGGAGCGCGGGGCCGCCCTGGGCATGTACGACCTGCAGTTCGTCGTGCGCGCCCAGCGCGGGCTCCTCCGGCTGCGGACGGGCGACGTGCGGGAGGCGCTCGTCGAGATGGAGGAGGCGGCCACGGGCGTCGACGACGCGCGCCCGCTCGACGCCGCGGTGCTCATGCTGAACCTCGGGTCGCTGCGGCTCGAGCTCGGCGACGCCGAGGGAGCGAGCCGCGACCTGGACGACGCCGTGCGCCGGGGCGTCGCGCTCGGGGACGACCTCCTCGTCTCCAAGGCGCGCCACAACCTCGGGTACGCGGAGTACCTCCGTGGCGATCTCCCGGTCGCGCTGCGTGCGATGGACGAGGCCGCCGACCAGGCGCCGGACCGGCACGCCGCGGTCGGTCTGATCGACCGCGCGCAGGTCCTGCTCGACGCCGGGCTGCTGACCGAGGCCGACGACGCGCTGCGCGAGGCGCGCGAGCACCTCTCGCGCTACCGCATGCTGCGCGACCTCGCCGAGGTCGAGCTGGTGCGGTCGCGCGTCGTGCTCGGCCTGCGACGCTACGCCGACGCCCGCCGCCTGGCCCGGTCGGCGTCGCGCCGGTTCGACCGGCTCGGGAACACCCCGTGGATGCTGCGAGCCCGCGTCGCCGAGCTGCAGGCGGCGCTCACGGAGCACCGGTCGGACGGCGTGACGCCGACGACGGCACGGCGGCACGCCGGCTGGGCGCTCGCCCTCGCGCGCGAGGGCGAGGCGCTCGGCGGAGCCGCCGGCCTCGGCGTGACGATCCCGGCCCAGCTCCTCGCGGCCGAGTGGCTCGTGACCGCGGGGGACGTTCCCGCCGCGCAGGACGTCCTGGCGCAGGTTCCCGGGCGGCTCGACCGCGCCCCGCTGCCCGTGCGGCTGCAGCACGAGGCCGTGCTCGCCCAGCTCGCGTTCGCTGCCGGGGACCGCCGTGGCGGCGTGCGGGCCGTGCGGCGCGGCCAGTCGGCCCTCGCCGAGCACCGCGCGCGGCTCGGCTCCGTGGACGCGGTGACGGCGTCGGCCGTTCACGGGGTCCGGCTCGGCAACGTGGACGTGGCGGCGGCGCTGCGGACGCGGCGCCCGGGGACGATCTTCGACGCGGTCGAGCGCGGCCGCGCGGCGTTCGCCGGCACCGGCCGTGTGCGGCCTCCGTCGGACCCGGTCCTCGCGGATCTCCTCGCCGCGGCGCGCCGCGAGGTCGAGGCAGCCCGCGCGCTCGGCGCGCCCTCGGACCCCTCGCACCTCGCCCGTCGCCAGGACCACCTGCGGTCTGCCCGTCGGCTGCAGGACGACGCGCGTCGCCGCGCCTGGCAGCACGGGGGAGAGGCCGCCACGCCGCTGGCCACGACGGAGCGCCGGCTCCGGGCCGCGCTCGCCGCGGCGGGCTCCGACGCCGTGGTCGCCGACCTCGTGGTCGAGGGCGACGACGTCCTCGCCGTCCGCGTGTCCGCGGCGGGGACGCGGCTCGTGCGGCTCGCGCCGCGCACGACGGTCGCGGAGCGCGTGCGCCGCGCGCGGGCCGACTTCGCGGTCCTCTCCAACGTGCTCATCCCCGTCCCGATGCGGGAGGCGGCGGTCGCGTCGCTCACGCGCACCCTGACCGCGCTCGACGACGCGCTCGTCGTCCCTCTGGAGGCCGACGGCGACCTGCACCTCGCCGCGCGCGACCTCCTGCTCGCGCTCCCGTGGGCCTCTCTGCCGTCACGGCGCGGGCGACGGACGTGGGCGAACTCGTGGGTGGACCTGCGGGTCGGGGACCCGACGCGGCGTGCCGACGAGGCGCTCGTCGTCGCCGGCCCCGGGCTGCGGTTCTCGGGTGCGGAGGCCAAGCTCGTCGCGTCGGTCTGGGAGGGCTCCGAGGCCCTCGCGGGCGAGGACGCCACGTGCGAGGCGGTGGTCGAGGGCCTCCGGAGCGCCGGGGTGGTCCACCTCGCGGCGCACGGGACGCACGAGACCGACAACCCGCTCTTCTCCTCCCTGCGGCTCGCCGACGGCCCGCTGTTCGCGCACGAGCTGGACGGGATCGACCTGCACGGCGTGGTCGTGGTCCTCTCGGCGTGCGAGGTGGGGCTCTCGACGCCGCGCATCGGCGGCGAGTCCCTCGGCCTGACGAGCGTGCTGCTGCGCCTCGGCGCGCGAGCGGTGGTCGCGAGCGTCGCCCCGCTGCGCGACGACGTCGCCGCGCGCGTCATGCCCTCGCTCCACGCCGAGCTGCGCGACGGCGCCATGCCAGGGACGGCGCTCGCCCGCGCCGTCGCCGACGAGCCCGAGCCCGTCCCGCTCGTGTGCTTCGGGCCGCTGGTGCTCTGA